The Plasmodium vinckei vinckei genome assembly, chromosome: PVVCY_09 genome includes the window ttttctcttcttTGCAGTGGTGTAAACTTCCGATATATGTGGATTGATATAGCTACTGAAACAAACTTCCGAGCACTTTtcgaattaaaaaattatccaTCGGTTGTTGTTTTCAACCCACACAAAAGAATTAGATATGCAACAATCAGTGAAGATTTAATAGCTACAAAAGAAcatattgaaaaattattagaaaGAATTTCAGGAGGAGATGCTAAATTTACAATGTTAAAAGGACAAACATTACCCGAATTTATTCTTGATGAAAGTGAGGAAGCTTCACCCGGAAAAGAcgaattataaaatagctAGCTAGCTagccatatttttttttttttttttttttacaacacACACATGTGTGTGTACATAAAATACAGACTACATATATAGAAagatctatatatatatatatatatatatataaatatttcatttataaatttgcaattttatatgtatatttatgcttatattattgttcTATTAAACTACTCACCGTAAATTATGAATTTAACCACCTTTATGTCTTTtctcaatatttttttttttcatatatatattcttatttttaatgacttgttcatatttttatgttatatatttaaaaaaaaaattacgtTGGGTATTTTTACGAAAGATAAAACATTATACTATTTCAATTAAccaacaaattaaaaaattgtattaatataccaatttaattaaacaataaaatttacTCAATTTAGTCCTAAAGTTTTTTGACATTAgttatcttttatttttttgttttattcaCGATACTAATGAAATTAGTAAAGCCTTTTTCCATAAGTTTAAAGAAATGgcaaaaaaatcaaaagcCACAAACATttagcatatataaaatggtcttaacaaaattaacacacaaaaacataaaaaaataattcaattatgaaaaacaaatatcattttttgtgtcaaaaatataaatatgtaaaataaattgatATTTACATTTAGTAAATGGTGTGTATTATTCCTAAGATTTGCTTATTATTTCGTGACATAATCTCGAACATCCCAACACTTAACAGTCTGATCCCAAGAggttgataaaataaaatggttAGTCCATTCCATTGATGAAACTCGACTTTTATGATTTAACATAGATAAATTAGGgtatgttatttttattgttttttgaGTATTACTAAGTGCACAAATttcatttgaaaaaaaatccaaatttaaaatattattattcatcTTTGTAGATGAAGTAATACCATTTCTATTATTATCGCTTAACGTATTtagataatttttttctgtcattttactatttgtgttaaaattattacttttgtaaataatagTTGGATTAATAGATGAAGCATTACTTAACTTATTTTCagattttatatttttttttcctgattttatattattactatttccTTCTTcagttttattttcactttttaaatttctACTTCTTGATAATTTGTTAACACCATCtggtttattttttacaggATTAAATAGTTCATGTCTTGAAATAACTTGGACATAGtgatcattatttatttttacatctGTTCCTGTTCCTTTTTTACTAAATTTTTCACTTCCTATAACTTTATTAGTACTTATATTATAGTTACTACTTTTATTTAGCAGTTTTGCTGATTCAGAAATTTTCTTATTATCTTCTTCAGATATAATAGAGCTTGAACGACTATTAGacacttttattttatttaattctaAAAAGTTTTTACTAGGTTTTCGTATTTTAGATCCATCTCTTTTTATACTTAACATTTGATTAGTAGTATCAAAAACAGATGCAGTGCAACTTAATGAAGCAGCAATTTTTGTAGTGCTTGAAATACTTTTATCACATTTCCACAATTTTATACTTCCAGAATCGGAAgaagaacaaaaaaaattattatattttttagaaaatgCTAAAGACCGTATTGGTGATGTATGCCCAACATATATTTCAACAGGCTGGCTTCTTTCAAGACATCGAAtgtcaaatttttttatcaagcAATCGGATCCTcctgtatatatataattattacaattaaatattgtatTAATAGAATAGTTTGAATgtaaattatcatttatatatataggacTATTTTGCTGTCTTGaatctataaatattatttttcctttATATGTACTAAAGATatgaaatttataattttcactGTATGTACAAAAATTCTGACAATCATCTtctatttcattatatttataaattgtttttttattatttaaatctaataaacatatacaACCATCTTTACTTCCATaacttattttatcatcttCAAAATAgttaatacaaaatatagatCCACAATTTGATGAATacatttctatattttttttttcttcaatattttttttagaaacttttttttcaattttctCTTCTTCTATTTgcttaatatttattaagtatatattttcattattattagtagTTCCTACACATAAATTTTTCTCTTTCGAATTATAACTAGAACATAGTATTGgattatacaaatttatattttttattttatttttatattcaaaacTCCATAAAGAAATACTATTATCATGTGAAGTTGTTACAAacctatttttatcaatcaTATGAATCCCTTCAACTGAATTTGTATGTCCTTTAAAACTCCATACAGGTTTTACATTATATtccaaatttttattctcaAACAGACtctcattattttttatttcaaacaTATAGTCATCGCTGGATACCCAGTTCCGGATCCCCATTTCTCTTCAATACGATGAAAAGAGCAAAATCAATAAAAGCCACgataaatatgttatattataattttgtaagACACTAAATTTTAGCTATATACATCCCTACACTTTAAGGACACAAAAAtgtcaaaaatatatatttcttttttctttataaatatttaaaaaatttataattccatttttatacaatccttaatccattttattcatattgtTACTTCTCATTATAaacttatttaaaatataaaaaaatatatttttatataatttacgaaaatatatactatattcttatttattttcatcaataAGACAcgcaaaaaattatatagatattttttttccttgcAATTGTAAtactattataatttttcttatccataattaaataatatacttgtgtgtatgtatgtagaattatttttctccAATATATCAAAggtttttatttcctataTTTTACTACATCTATGActcattaaattttattcagCCTATAATTGCTCCGACACATCGTAAAAAAAGTGCATAATTCATTTtccataataatatattcattaagCTTAAtgtttctatttttttcattataaaaatgccaaatcgaaaataatattaatttttttttttttctcttttttatgATGCACCTTTTTGTCttaattctttttcaacgattttaataatattttttttttttgcattttttatttttctcgCTTCAAAGTTTAGataatcattattttcatatgaCTAGCCTTCGAAgcttcatttatatttccccttttttaaaataacttTCTATTGACTACATTTTGCATTTCGAATTGAGcttaaaatatacaaacttATTTAAAAGGTCAGGAGATAAGTAGATAGTTATATAGCTAAAGTAGACCCAATTTAAACTCACCATTTTtgcaaacaaaaaattatgaacaaacgaaatggaaaataatcTAGCGATATCTTTAAACAATGCTAAGGACTAtctaaaaaagaaaaatgaaaatggaCAATCTGTGTATGAACATATTTGtgatttaattaattatataattttagaaaaaCCAGATAAATGTtatgataattttgaaataatatCAACACaagtaaaagaaaataaaaaatgtatttataaaaataataatacctcaaaaaatatattaaaagaaattgaTCAAACCAATTCTACACttgataattatatactaaccgattatataaaacaaaaaaatgaatggatggaaaaaataaaaaacataattaacgaaattaaatatgcagaaaaatataatgaacaaaacataaatattaaaccAACTAATTTaccattttcattaaatttatttcatcaattagaattaataaaatgggCTGgatatcaaataaatactAGTCTAATATTCTATATTGAAaattctataaaaaatattttaaaaagaaataaaaattcattaaTATCTTTAAACTTTTGGGGAATACTAAAaggaataaataatgattacTATATCTTAGAAGGACaacttaaaaattataaaaaaactttatctagttgtaataaaaaaaaaaaaaacagccAAAGTTCTACAAGTTCTAAAAAATCACATGACTCAGTCAGCTCAAATGAATCAACAATTTCAAACTCAAATTTTTCTACTACATCAACTACACCCAACACATCAGACAGTTATAATAGTGAAGATCAAAAAAGCCAAGATAAatcagaaaaaaataatataaatacaaataatctaaaatatttatatacaaaagaagaatatcaaaattttaataaaaaaataaataagtatgTTTACTGGGTCTCAATTAATGGTACTGGTAAATGGATTTTACTAAAACCAACTACCCCtgaatatatagaaaaaactAGCAAAGCTAACAAACTCCTAACTGGAAATATTAATCATATTATTACCTCTTTCCcaaatattcaaataaaagaaaaacattATCTAAGAGCCCTTATTTCAATAATTTCATCTTACACACACATATCaccaaaaaattattttactcTTAAACCACAAGAAGAGTCAGAAACAAATGAACAATCAGAcgatgaagaaaatgaaagtCAACAAGAAAATACACAATCTAGTGATGCCACTGATGAATCAGAAGAAActgaaaatgatgataattCTGATCctgtaataaataataaatttgaatatgatataaatttacTTTCAAATATTACAAATTGGGTATATTCTagacattattttttaccaaatggtcatataatatatccaaaaaataaatcaaaaaaagaaaagcttgataaaaattataaacaaattttagATCTAATTAAACAATCACCTCCTTTAAAAATActtagaaaaattaaaccacaaaaaaataatcaaacaaatatatatacatggaAAATTAAGCATCTCAATCATGGATATTCCTATggaacaaataataatcactatgatataattataatttacaattttctattttatgGTGCTTTTACAATATACtataataaacaatattttaatttttacataGGAACTGGTATTAAATCTAAACATGCTTATATTCATACTTATCAACcagataaaatatattcagaTAATAGTGAATTATCAGAACAAGACCAAAtagaataaaattattattaaaattatttatttttttttataacatgTTAGAAATGCTATCATAATTCAGCTCTACTATTTGTCTTACCATTACATTATCtcttattataattttccattttatttatcctTATTTTACACaccaatatataaaatactttttattttgctaAGTTTAAATGTTGTCATATATAAACGAAATTCACAGAAAAACTTGTCatcaaattaataatatttaaaataaaaaaaaaagtatatatcattaaatgtaaacaaaaaattaaatgccTATAAAGTTTGGCGATTAAAATAATGGCTAGTTCCACCATTTTACAAGCCCTAACCCATCTTGCTGCACACTCcccttaaaaaaaaataaaaataatgacagAAAATAATGGTAGAAAATTATAGTAGAAAATTATggcaaaaaataatgacagAAAATTATGGCAAAAAATTATGGCAAAAAATTCCTCCCTTTAAACTTACTGTTATTGACATGGACGGTACTGATTCATCCTCATTAACCTCGTTGGGGtctaatataataaattaaaaaataaataatatttggaAAACACATAGAAATATGGCAAAGAAAACATGTATGCTTTATAATGATCTTTCTTATATACCACTAAAATATGTTTCTAAAATTCTTATTCTTATTGgctcattttttgtataaaaacatttaatACCCTCGTATGTCCAATACCATTCATTTTTCTCATCATCactgaaaatatttttaaaaaaataagataaataaaaataatctaATGCAACTGAAATATAAGAAATTTAAGCCCAAATTATAATTcctttataattaaaaaaaaatagctagcTTACAATGCCTTCGGTTCCTTTAAATATGCTCTATTAACTCTTATATTTTCGAAAAAACCCAAACTAactgtataaataaaaatataaacaaaaacagTTTCAATATagtaataaatgaataaactacatatttatatttgtcttatttttcaaaaaaaattaaaaaaaaaatgtaaccTATAATACCCTTGTGGTCTGAAGATTTTACATAGCCTTctataatttcattttcatatgggtgaaaaaaaactaaacGAAAAATAACATTTAGTCTAATTGTTCCACACccttttaatatttctttattttttatttccaatatatcatatagCCCAACACACAATCCAGCATTTTGCACAAcctgttaaaaaaaattacaccaaaaataataaaataaaaaatgacatACCCACCTATATAataacacatatatatacgtgtgtataatttttttttgttgtttCTGCAGTATGCAAACAAAATGTTATACCTTATCTACATATTTTGttcttaataaaaattcaataatattttttatctcaTCGTTATTAAAATGGGCTTCAATGCTTATAACGTCTTCCATACGAAAGAGAGAAAACATTCTGTATGgtcagaaaaaaatatatatgcaaatatatacatgcgGCAAAGacgaatatattttcacttttttaattcatatcCTATTTATAAATGGTTATGTATGTAATATCCCTAacacatatgtataatCGAGTTCTTACATCAAAGGAAAAGGACTAcgaagatgaaaaaaaaaacaactaTTCTACAAAAATAAGATTAATCTgaacattttaaaattttatcttttCGATTATTATCACATTATTTGGATTTTCACTCTTTAAAcatctattttattatacatatgtcatttttttttaaattccttttttttatatttattttaaacataaaaatacattttcaCATATTAAGGAATGcttatattatatctttagaaatttttttttatttgtttcatgtgtttttttccccctaattatttctattgcatataaaaatatatagagagCGACGTATAATTTTATACCTACAGCGGCTGTTAACGATTCCACTGTGTTTGTTTCTCTTttgtgcatatttatatataaagaaagtaattattttatcaatcCTTTTCTATTTAATTttgctattatttttatacatttattcatgatttttatacttaatattttttttcttttaaaattattttatatacttttaataaaagcttgttttcaatttttagaaaatattataaattacaTTCCCTTAAACAAagtcatatataaaatatagctAATGTATTTATCATAACTGGTATTGCTACTGCTactattttgttaattattataaaaaaattattttttttttaattttaattccttatacatattttatccaaattttttttaataatttttacttataaaaagtaacaacaatatatttgattAATCCTAACTCCAAAAAATGATACGGTAATTATACTATAGTGCATAAACAAGAGAAAACATACttgttttttatcattttatatacctattcatattttattaacaaaatgaaaatatattacactTATGTTTATCccttatttattataaatattgtatatttacCCCTTACACATGTATCTACATactttaatatatacatacaacACCCTTTTTATTGCTATCAATGTTGTAATTACTATAGTTCTATTTGTTCTCCAATTCGAATGTCTCTTTAGCATTACACACATGTATTCATACTATATCCATACAcacgtatatatatatattccctTGTTATTGTCTTAAATTGTATTTCCCATTCTTTTTAGACTAACAGAAGTAAACGATTTGACATAATTTTTGAACAGCTGAAGaaaattttctttcttttttataaatttgttaattttttgaagaCGTATTTAAACATACACGCGCAACATACAAAATAAGCAaccttatttttaaattaatattatttgttcaCGCTATTACtctttttgattttttttaaaatagaaTAGCCTAGCTTTATTTTAACAAATCTTTTAataaacacaaaaaaaataaatataaataatgagataaaaatgaaaaaatggatCGAGAACCAAAAATGgcacataaatattatattgatGTTTATTCATCACTTTTTCGACCGGATTAATTATTCAATGAGAAATACCTTTTTGCATGAccactatatatttttaaaatttaaaaaaaataaaataattggtTTGTTATCAATAATTAATTCATCGGTATGTTTAGTTATGTCCCCTTTAGTTGGATATTATTGTGAtaagcataaaaaaaacagaatTAAAGTCTTACaatttatatctatatcATACCTACTAGTTAATATTATTCACTACATGTTTATCAGAACAAACAacttaaatttaataattcttATAACTGCGATTTCAAAAACATTGCAAGAATCTTCTCATGTAATAACCGAGtccatttttatagaaAGCATAGAAAAGGGTAAAGACAATTACACACTATaagatattatttttgcacatttttacttattttttgcaAAATTTGCATGTACagtcatattttttacacaaATTTTGGTCATTCTACCCATTATCTagtgttttatattaacatgttcataaattttaaaatttacattAACAAATCAtacaaatatgtaaatattcatttcatattttattcccTGTACAGgcaaaaaaagtataatttttacttaCCAAAAACTTATTAGCACAGTTGCAACAATGCTAGgaccatttttttgtttgattttattttattggtATAGCGATAAGTGGaatattacaaatatttttatcatattccAATTTTCGATATTAACAATCCTTCCTCAAACAATTATAAGTTTTCTTTGGACTAATAATACTGTTAGCACATTACCAAAACAAGAAGAAATAAGTTTACTACCcaagaaaaatgaaaaaccAAATTTATTGTGGTTGAAATCAAATCATGTCccttatattgtttttgtatcacatattattactttAGCTGGGGCAGGTATTATTTTGcactaaaaatatatccatatttgTGTGCATGAATATTCTTTTACATCCCcttttaatttctttttcttcattacaGGAATGAcgtttaaatatttttcattatttttaaaatccGAGTATAAAGTATCCCCTATTTTAATGTGTGTTCTCAATATTGTCATCCCCCTTCtcttaacattttttacttatCGTAAGTTCAAACaaattcataatttttatatacactacaaatattattttattttattttcctgattaatatttttatttgtcatattcctata containing:
- a CDS encoding WD repeat-containing protein, putative, producing the protein MGIRNWVSSDDYMFEIKNNESLFENKNLEYNVKPVWSFKGHTNSVEGIHMIDKNRFVTTSHDNSISLWSFEYKNKIKNINLYNPILCSSYNSKEKNLCVGTTNNNENIYLINIKQIEEEKIEKKVSKKNIEEKKNIEMYSSNCGSIFCINYFEDDKISYGSKDGCICLLDLNNKKTIYKYNEIEDDCQNFCTYSENYKFHIFSTYKGKIIFIDSRQQNSPIYINDNLHSNYSINTIFNCNNYIYTGGSDCLIKKFDIRCLERSQPVEIYVGHTSPIRSLAFSKKYNNFFCSSSDSGSIKLWKCDKSISSTTKIAASLSCTASVFDTTNQMLSIKRDGSKIRKPSKNFLELNKIKVSNSRSSSIISEEDNKKISESAKLLNKSSNYNISTNKVIGSEKFSKKGTGTDVKINNDHYVQVISRHELFNPVKNKPDGVNKLSRSRNLKSENKTEEGNSNNIKSGKKNIKSENKLSNASSINPTIIYKSNNFNTNSKMTEKNYLNTLSDNNRNGITSSTKMNNNILNLDFFSNEICALSNTQKTIKITYPNLSMLNHKSRVSSMEWTNHFILSTSWDQTVKCWDVRDYVTK
- a CDS encoding radial spoke head protein, putative, whose translation is MENNLAISLNNAKDYLKKKNENGQSVYEHICDLINYIILEKPDKCYDNFEIISTQVKENKKCIYKNNNTSKNILKEIDQTNSTLDNYILTDYIKQKNEWMEKIKNIINEIKYAEKYNEQNINIKPTNLPFSLNLFHQLELIKWAGYQINTSLIFYIENSIKNILKRNKNSLISLNFWGILKGINNDYYILEGQLKNYKKTLSSCNKKKKNSQSSTSSKKSHDSVSSNESTISNSNFSTTSTTPNTSDSYNSEDQKSQDKSEKNNINTNNLKYLYTKEEYQNFNKKINKYVYWVSINGTGKWILLKPTTPEYIEKTSKANKLLTGNINHIITSFPNIQIKEKHYLRALISIISSYTHISPKNYFTLKPQEESETNEQSDDEENESQQENTQSSDATDESEETENDDNSDPVINNKFEYDINLLSNITNWVYSRHYFLPNGHIIYPKNKSKKEKLDKNYKQILDLIKQSPPLKILRKIKPQKNNQTNIYTWKIKHLNHGYSYGTNNNHYDIIIIYNFLFYGAFTIYYNKQYFNFYIGTGIKSKHAYIHTYQPDKIYSDNSELSEQDQIE
- a CDS encoding DNA-directed RNA polymerase III subunit RPC8, putative, which produces MFSLFRMEDVISIEAHFNNDEIKNIIEFLLRTKYVDKVVQNAGLCVGLYDILEIKNKEILKGCGTIRLNVIFRLVFFHPYENEIIEGYVKSSDHKGIIVSLGFFENIRVNRAYLKEPKAFDDEKNEWYWTYEGIKCFYTKNEPIRIRILETYFSDPNEVNEDESVPSMSITGSVQQDGLGLVKWWN
- a CDS encoding metabolite/drug transporter, putative; the protein is MKKWIENQKWHINIILMFIHHFFDRINYSMRNTFLHDHYIFLKFKKNKIIGLLSIINSSVCLVMSPLVGYYCDKHKKNRIKVLQFISISYLLVNIIHYMFIRTNNLNLIILITAISKTLQESSHVITESIFIESIEKGKKSIIFTYQKLISTVATMLGPFFCLILFYWYSDKWNITNIFIIFQFSILTILPQTIISFLWTNNTVSTLPKQEEISLLPKKNEKPNLLWLKSNHVPYIVFVSHIITLAGAGMTFKYFSLFLKSEYKVSPILMCVLNIVIPLLLTFFTYLAQKLSKSLGRAQVSLFFTTIGFMLLSSLLYIQNYQDVLKVHVFRSVFQNCTNSIDKSILYDFIDTNRHTGRWMGIQSLYYLVWSISAYFGGWLSDISSYRNTFKITTYFYLLSLIIYSPLLWLVPVNEVS